In Panicum virgatum strain AP13 chromosome 5K, P.virgatum_v5, whole genome shotgun sequence, the genomic window TGATTGGCAACTTGATCATGCCTTTCTCAACTACCTCTTTCCGACAAGGGCAGAGGACCACCAAAGAGCAAATCCAGCAAGAATGCGACACATCTCCCTAGAACTGGCAAAGGAGCAGAAACCCCCTGATCATCAATCTTTTTATTCTCCATTAGCATCAGCGTCCATCAACCCCACTGTTGATACAACAGGAACATCACCATCCACTGACCGCTACAGCTCGATCGATCCCAAACATATACATATATTCGTATCCACCCTAATCGAAATCATCAGGACTTGAATGTCTCGTGAGAAAAatcacagcaaaaaaaaaagaagagagaaagaaaatagaagaagGTGATGAGATGAAACTTAAACGAGCGATCAATATTTGCAGTTGCTGGCGTGCCAACGGGGCCAGGCCCAATGGCATCGCTTCCCGCCTTTCCCCGTCGTCCTGATCACCTCCTCATGCGGTGGCACCTGAACCAGAGGAAGACGAAGCAGAGCACCCTGTATCCGATCACGAACCCCAGCATGACGCCCAGGTTGCTCCACCGCATGCCCTCCCGCATCccctgctgccgcagcagcCCCGCGCCGTCGAGCACGCAGAGGCCCCCCGCGCCACCGGCCGAGGCGAGGCACTCCctggcgccgcgcgcgccgccgtacTCGTTCACCACCAGCGCCTCGAACGGGTACTTGAACAGGCTGGCGTAGTGCATGAACACCCAGTAGCGCGGGATGTTGCTGCTCGCCACGAAGTAgccggagaagaggaagaagcagcCGATGAGCCCCGCCACGACGGAGTTGCCGACGATGTAGTTGGGCGCCAGCGCGCTGAGGCACGCCACGAAGGAGTTGGCGCTGAGCATGGCGAGCCAGACGACGAGCGCGAAGTAGGCGAAGGCGGCGGGCTCGCGCGCCAGGCCCACGAGCCAGTACACGGGCGCCGCGTacagggccgcggcggcgaggaggaacgGGAGGAAGACGGCGGCGTTGGAGGCGACGTAGGAGGACACGCGGTAAGCGCCGCGGGAGGTCTCGCGCTCCAGGATGCGGCGCTCGTGGAGGAACACGGGCAGGGCCTCGGTGGTGGAGGAGAGCAGGTAGGTCAGGTTGAAGGCGAAGAACCCCAGCCGGGACTGCAGGTCGGTGGTGCCCAGGAAGATGCTGCCGAGGAACGCGCCGGCCAGCACCGACTGCACCATCCGCGCCGTGAACAGCTGCGGCGACCGCAGCACCGTCTTCATGAACCGCCCGGCCAGGATGCGCACCTCGGCTGCCGGCGAGTTGGCGTACCCGGCGCGCCGCGCGGACGCGGGCACCCGGCCCACCGGCGCGACGTCGACGTCGTGGCCTGCCGGCGCGGTGgtcgcggcggccacggcgacgTCGGGCTTGAGGGAGTCGATGGCCTCCATGGCGTACTCGAGGACGTTGATGTGGGCGGGGatggcgtggccggcggcggcgaggcgcgcctGGAGGAAGTCGAGGGACCCGTGGTGGCGGACGGCGCCGTCGGCCAGGAGCACGACGCGGTCGATGAGCTCGAGGATGCGGAACCCGGGCTGGTGGATGGTGAGCACGACGGTCTTGCCGTGCGCGGCGGCCATGTCCCTGAGCATCTTGACAATGTGGAGCGCGGAGCCGGAGTCGAGCCCCGACGTGGGCTCGTCCAGCAGCAGCACGGCCGGGTCGTGCACGAGGTCCACCCCGATGGACACCCgcctccgctcgccgccggagACGTCGGCGACCCTGGACCCGGCGACGTGCCGCAGGCCGAGCTCCGCCATCAGCTCCCGcgcccgctccgcgccgccgccgaccccggccgctcgcaggcgcaggcgcgcgcTGTAGACGAGCGACTCCTCGACGGTGAGCGCCGGGAACAGCGCGTCGTCCTGCGGCACGTACCCGGACGCCCGGCGGAAGCGCGCGGCGTCCATGGGGATGCCGTTCACCAGCACCTCCCCGGCCGCGACCCGCGCCGGGTCCGCGGATCCGGCCAGCACCGACAGCAGCGTGGTCTtgcccgcgccgctcggccccaCGATCGCCACCAGCTCCCCCGGCGGCGCCTCGCACGTGACGCCCCGCAGAAGCAGCCGCTCCTCCGCCTTTCCCTTGGCGCCTCCCCACGGCCAGGCCCCGCGCGGCGGGAGCACGTACGACAGCGCCCTGGTCTCGATGCGGTACCGCGGCCTCCGGCgcccgccgccattgccgccctTGGACATCACCGTCGCGGCCTCCATCGGAGACGCCACGGGGGTGGAGGGGTATAAGGCAGCTGGCGGCGGCCCTGGACTCGGGGAGAGGAGAAGAGACGAGGCTGGCGAGACGGGGAGGGCGCGGAGCCGAGGGGAGTTGGGGAGGGTTGAGCTACCCGCACCAACCTCGCCGATGCTTATGTACTCGGGCCTCGGGGTGTCTGTGCTGTGCTGGGACTCTGTgtctgcgcgcgcgcgcgcgcacgctctTAACACTGGGCGGGGCGTGCGGGGCGGGGCGACGCTGTCGGCCGGGCCACGGCCACCGCACGGGAGTTGTTTAGGAGGGGGTTTGCCGGTGTGAGGCCTCGAACGAACGACCATGCTTGCGAGATTGGTGCACCGGGACTGTTCAACTCGCGCGCATTTTTTTCTCGTTCTTCATCCATCTGCTAGTATGTGTGTGGTTTTTGCGAAGAGAATATGGGTGCTCGCGTGGCTCACGAAACCGGCTGGACTACGGATCCTTTTTGCTCGACCGATGTCGTGGGGGAAAGTTAGTTGGGGTTGACACACTTGTTTATCGTCTACTGTTGCCAATCAGCATATAACTATGTGTATACTAACCAGGAAGAGAACAATCGAACTCGTGGCGTCATCGTCTCCAGGGTTTGTTTGGTTGTACATGTATTTATTCCGAGCCGGGAATGATAGAAACAATTATAACAAGAGACCATGATTTATTTCGGATCGAAAACTAATTCATGAATCTAGAGGTGAGAAATTAATCTCGGTCTCTTGTTGTACTTATTATGAGTTTATTATATTGCATGTAGTTTCCGACCCGAAATAAATTCCGATCacttattatatcttttattaTTTCCATCATTCTCAGCTTGTAATGAATCCATGTACGACCGAACAAAACTCTTACCTTGCTCGATCGGTCTGATACTAATAAATcccgaaaagaaaaagagatcgTCGAAACCAGATTCTAATCCTCTCTCAGCACGAACCAAAGATTTTACTCCTACCCAGCATCAACGGTGACGATCAGATCAGCACGCGGTCCGTGTTTCGGAGTACGTTCGAACTACGCAAGCCCGAAATCTGCATCTGCACGGTCGAAAAACTTGCCTTGCCTACCACCCGGGTCTGGCTGACCACGGTCGTCCAACCCGAGCCGCGCGCGGCCACCCGGCGCGCCGCGCCCGGACCCCGGCGGATCCACGGGTCACCTAACGCAGGCCCGGGTGCTTCTATTCCTCGTAGCTCGGGCGGTTGG contains:
- the LOC120707410 gene encoding ABC transporter G family member 10-like; this encodes MEAATVMSKGGNGGGRRRPRYRIETRALSYVLPPRGAWPWGGAKGKAEERLLLRGVTCEAPPGELVAIVGPSGAGKTTLLSVLAGSADPARVAAGEVLVNGIPMDAARFRRASGYVPQDDALFPALTVEESLVYSARLRLRAAGVGGGAERARELMAELGLRHVAGSRVADVSGGERRRVSIGVDLVHDPAVLLLDEPTSGLDSGSALHIVKMLRDMAAAHGKTVVLTIHQPGFRILELIDRVVLLADGAVRHHGSLDFLQARLAAAGHAIPAHINVLEYAMEAIDSLKPDVAVAAATTAPAGHDVDVAPVGRVPASARRAGYANSPAAEVRILAGRFMKTVLRSPQLFTARMVQSVLAGAFLGSIFLGTTDLQSRLGFFAFNLTYLLSSTTEALPVFLHERRILERETSRGAYRVSSYVASNAAVFLPFLLAAAALYAAPVYWLVGLAREPAAFAYFALVVWLAMLSANSFVACLSALAPNYIVGNSVVAGLIGCFFLFSGYFVASSNIPRYWVFMHYASLFKYPFEALVVNEYGGARGARECLASAGGAGGLCVLDGAGLLRQQGMREGMRWSNLGVMLGFVIGYRVLCFVFLWFRCHRMRR